One stretch of Streptomyces sp. A2-16 DNA includes these proteins:
- a CDS encoding TetR/AcrR family transcriptional regulator, translating into MESNAETSTGRVDPRVLRTRALLRTAALELASERDADSITMADIAERATVNRATVYLHYKDRDELLLAAMESEISALARAAASCPLAHPPDRMPPELVELFQHIDSNATLYRRLLGPSGTARFVNRLRDLLAQEVMAQLRTPGARPSGALPDDLRAHYLAGAFVGLITQWLTRPDRLSYREAAAAAWEGLRRPS; encoded by the coding sequence GTGGAATCCAACGCAGAGACCTCGACCGGCCGCGTCGACCCCCGGGTGCTCAGGACGCGCGCGCTGCTTCGCACGGCCGCGCTGGAACTCGCCTCGGAGCGCGACGCCGACAGCATCACGATGGCCGACATCGCTGAGCGGGCGACAGTGAACCGGGCCACCGTGTACCTCCATTACAAGGACCGGGACGAGCTGCTGCTCGCGGCCATGGAGAGCGAGATCAGCGCTCTCGCCCGCGCCGCCGCCAGCTGCCCGCTCGCCCATCCCCCGGACCGGATGCCCCCCGAGCTGGTGGAGCTGTTCCAGCACATCGACTCCAACGCCACGCTGTACCGGCGGCTTCTGGGCCCGTCCGGCACGGCCCGCTTCGTCAACCGGCTGCGGGACCTGCTCGCGCAGGAGGTGATGGCCCAACTGCGCACCCCTGGTGCCCGGCCGTCCGGCGCACTGCCGGACGACCTGCGCGCGCACTACCTGGCCGGTGCCTTCGTGGGCCTGATCACCCAATGGCTGACGAGGCCGGACCGGCTGTCCTACCGGGAGGCGGCGGCTGCCGCGTGGGAAGGACTGCGGCGCCCCTCCTGA
- a CDS encoding FAD-dependent oxidoreductase, with product MLEHALRPGTLGDLRLANRIVMGAMHLNLETRDDGGAAMAAFYAERARGGAGLIVTGGCAVGPEGSGGRHYARIDDPARHTALAAWAAAVHREGGRIALQLFHAGRSTTRQATGHTPVAPSALAGGLSREVPRALDEAGVHELVGRFHDGARRARELGFDAVEVMASEGYLLNQFLSPLTNIRDDAWGGDPERRTRFPLAVLDAVRAAVGPGFPVLFRISGTDLMPGSSTPGEIDRFAVELARAGADALNVGVGWHESRVPTVQSLVPPGAWTGEAARIRRAVRAAGLRTPVIASNRINRMDLADRVLASGQADFVSMARPFLADPEIVRKAGRPGGAPTNICIACNEACIDRSLGDEPVSCLVNPRAGRELEYPRPTGRQRPRQPRIAVVGGGPAGLEAGRTLAALGHRVELYEAADELGGQFRLARHVPGKEDFGDTVRYFSAELHRLGARVHLNRPLNTADTDLLRGFDGVVLATGVVPRAAGLPGEHLPHVVDYQHALRHPGLLGQRVVVIGGGGIAVDLAHLFARRGHEVCLLRRSGRVGEGMGRSTRWAVLAELRERGVRWRTGVRYRAVLPQGVLLRDAEGTERLEPADTVVISAGQTPVDALRPVLAAVGVTHRVAGGAADARRLNAVRAVEEGMRAAHALAREVAADAGLRRGAAVLPTRQPPPPGRTAGPASSAIG from the coding sequence GAACGGGCCAGGGGCGGTGCCGGTCTCATCGTCACCGGGGGCTGCGCGGTCGGCCCGGAGGGGTCGGGCGGACGGCACTACGCCAGGATCGACGACCCCGCCCGGCACACCGCCCTCGCCGCCTGGGCGGCCGCCGTGCACCGCGAGGGCGGCCGCATCGCGCTCCAGCTCTTCCACGCGGGACGCTCCACCACCCGGCAGGCCACCGGACACACCCCGGTGGCACCGTCGGCGCTCGCCGGGGGACTGAGCCGCGAGGTCCCCCGGGCGCTCGACGAGGCGGGCGTCCACGAACTGGTCGGCCGCTTCCACGACGGCGCCCGGCGCGCCCGCGAACTGGGCTTCGACGCGGTCGAGGTGATGGCCTCCGAGGGCTATCTGCTCAACCAGTTCCTGTCCCCGCTGACCAACATCCGCGACGACGCCTGGGGCGGTGACCCCGAACGCCGTACCCGCTTCCCGCTGGCCGTGCTGGACGCCGTACGGGCCGCCGTCGGCCCCGGATTCCCGGTGCTGTTCAGGATCTCCGGCACGGACCTGATGCCCGGCTCCAGCACCCCCGGGGAGATCGACCGCTTCGCCGTCGAACTGGCCAGGGCCGGCGCCGACGCGCTGAACGTCGGCGTCGGCTGGCACGAATCCCGGGTCCCGACCGTGCAGAGCCTGGTCCCGCCGGGCGCCTGGACCGGCGAGGCGGCCCGGATCCGCCGCGCGGTACGGGCGGCGGGCCTGCGCACCCCGGTGATCGCGTCCAACCGGATCAACCGGATGGACCTCGCCGACCGCGTGCTGGCCTCCGGGCAGGCCGACTTCGTGTCCATGGCACGCCCGTTCCTCGCCGACCCGGAGATCGTGCGCAAGGCGGGCCGCCCCGGTGGCGCGCCGACCAACATCTGCATCGCCTGCAACGAGGCCTGCATCGACCGCTCGCTGGGCGACGAACCCGTCTCCTGCCTCGTCAACCCCCGGGCCGGACGGGAGCTGGAGTACCCGCGCCCCACCGGCCGGCAGCGGCCCCGGCAGCCCAGGATCGCCGTGGTCGGTGGTGGACCGGCCGGACTCGAGGCGGGCCGGACCCTGGCCGCACTCGGCCACCGGGTCGAGCTCTACGAGGCGGCCGACGAACTGGGCGGCCAATTCCGGCTGGCCCGTCACGTCCCCGGCAAGGAGGACTTCGGCGACACCGTCCGCTACTTCTCCGCCGAACTGCACAGACTCGGCGCGCGCGTCCACCTCAACCGGCCGCTGAACACCGCCGACACCGACCTTCTGCGCGGCTTCGACGGGGTGGTGTTGGCGACCGGTGTCGTCCCGCGCGCGGCCGGCCTGCCCGGCGAGCACCTGCCGCACGTCGTCGACTACCAGCACGCCCTGCGCCACCCCGGGCTCCTGGGACAGCGGGTGGTGGTGATCGGAGGCGGCGGCATCGCTGTGGACCTGGCGCACCTGTTCGCCCGGCGGGGACACGAGGTGTGTCTGCTGCGCCGCTCGGGACGCGTCGGCGAGGGCATGGGCCGCAGCACCCGGTGGGCCGTACTGGCCGAGCTGCGCGAGCGGGGCGTGCGCTGGCGGACCGGGGTGCGCTACCGGGCCGTACTGCCGCAGGGCGTGCTGCTGCGGGATGCCGAGGGCACCGAAAGGCTGGAGCCGGCCGACACCGTGGTGATCTCGGCCGGGCAGACGCCGGTGGACGCGCTGCGTCCGGTACTGGCCGCGGTGGGCGTCACCCACCGGGTCGCGGGCGGCGCTGCCGACGCCCGCCGGCTGAACGCGGTCCGGGCCGTGGAGGAGGGCATGCGGGCCGCGCACGCCCTGGCCCGCGAGGTGGCCGCCGACGCCGGCCTCAGGAGGGGCGCCGCAGTCCTTCCCACGCGGCAGCCGCCGCCTCCCGGTAGGACAGCCGGTCCGGCCTCGTCAGCCATTGGGTGA